One Roseimaritima multifibrata DNA window includes the following coding sequences:
- a CDS encoding FAD-dependent oxidoreductase, whose protein sequence is MLKSARLDLFLSGVLVVGLLFSFPTTSSIAAEPQTYDVVIYGGTSAGIAAAVQVRKMGGTVVVIEPSRRIGGLTTGGLGQTDIGNKAAIGGLALEFYERIKAFYDQPDNWKWQAVDEYRSGGQTRNGANEKAMWTFEPHAALSVMEDWVREHDIPVVYEQQLDRTGIQKSGEHSQGAIMQGGRITSIRMENGHTYRGRVFMDATYEGDLLAAAGVDYTVGRESNATYGETLNGVQTKQARHHQIVPGVDPYVVPGDPSSGLLPGIDPAGPGIEGDGDHRVQAYCFRMCLTDHPKNRIPFAKPDDYQPLMYELLLRNYEQGERGMSWINSSMPNRKTDTNNRAGFSTDFIGQNYDYPEATYEQREQIIDAHRSYQQGLMWTFANHERVPEAIRKNFARWGTCRDEFEREDGWQQQLYIREARRMLGDYVMTQHHCQGRESVPRPIALAAYTMDSHHVQRFVTEDGFARNEGDVQVGGFSPYPIDYGSLVPKQEQCENLLVPVCLSASHIAFGSIRMEPVFMVLGQTSATAAMQAIAAKVPVQNVDYDQLRERLLADDQVLIWTGPVKTPATSLNSKSLKGIAMDEAEAKKVGFVGSGNLIGPFVDAGYAHDEDSRKGEQSVLFQIDIPKAGRYDVRVAYSSHANRATNVPVTIQHTGGPTTVLLNQRKKPTSAPFETVGEFDFAAGTTTVEISNKGTNGYVLVDAIQLLPIEKASKR, encoded by the coding sequence ATGTTGAAATCTGCCCGCCTTGATCTTTTCCTTTCCGGCGTCCTTGTCGTCGGCCTGTTGTTTAGTTTTCCTACGACGTCGTCTATCGCTGCAGAACCACAAACCTATGACGTTGTTATTTACGGGGGAACCTCGGCTGGGATCGCTGCGGCCGTTCAGGTGCGAAAAATGGGGGGGACGGTCGTCGTCATTGAACCATCCCGGCGGATTGGAGGCTTGACCACCGGAGGGTTGGGGCAGACCGATATCGGTAACAAAGCTGCCATCGGAGGTTTGGCACTTGAATTTTACGAACGAATCAAAGCCTTTTACGATCAGCCCGATAATTGGAAGTGGCAAGCAGTCGACGAGTACCGATCGGGGGGGCAAACCCGCAACGGAGCCAACGAGAAAGCGATGTGGACCTTTGAACCACATGCAGCCCTTAGTGTGATGGAGGACTGGGTTCGCGAGCACGATATTCCCGTTGTCTATGAACAGCAACTTGACCGTACAGGAATTCAGAAATCGGGCGAGCATTCTCAAGGGGCCATCATGCAGGGGGGACGCATTACGTCGATCCGCATGGAAAATGGTCACACCTACCGAGGCCGTGTATTTATGGACGCCACCTACGAAGGCGACCTTTTGGCGGCGGCAGGAGTTGACTACACGGTTGGGCGTGAAAGCAATGCTACCTATGGCGAAACCCTAAACGGCGTCCAAACCAAACAGGCACGCCATCACCAGATCGTCCCGGGTGTCGATCCATACGTTGTTCCCGGGGATCCTTCCAGTGGTCTGTTGCCTGGGATCGATCCTGCCGGCCCGGGAATCGAAGGGGATGGAGACCATCGCGTTCAAGCCTACTGCTTTCGAATGTGTTTGACCGACCACCCCAAAAATCGAATCCCATTTGCAAAACCGGATGACTACCAACCACTGATGTATGAGCTGCTGTTGAGGAATTACGAGCAAGGCGAACGAGGCATGTCATGGATCAATTCCTCCATGCCGAACCGAAAAACGGACACCAACAACCGAGCAGGGTTTTCGACCGATTTCATCGGCCAGAACTATGACTACCCCGAAGCGACCTACGAACAACGCGAACAGATCATCGATGCCCATCGAAGTTACCAGCAGGGACTGATGTGGACTTTTGCAAACCATGAACGTGTCCCCGAGGCGATCCGTAAGAACTTTGCCCGCTGGGGAACATGTCGCGATGAATTCGAACGTGAAGACGGTTGGCAGCAGCAGCTTTACATTCGTGAAGCACGCCGCATGCTTGGGGATTACGTCATGACGCAACATCACTGCCAGGGACGTGAATCGGTTCCGCGGCCGATCGCACTGGCTGCCTATACGATGGATTCACACCATGTCCAACGGTTTGTGACCGAGGACGGATTTGCACGCAACGAAGGAGACGTTCAGGTTGGCGGGTTCTCTCCCTATCCGATTGATTACGGATCGCTTGTTCCTAAGCAGGAACAGTGTGAAAACCTGCTGGTGCCCGTCTGTCTGAGCGCTAGCCACATCGCTTTTGGTTCGATTCGTATGGAACCTGTCTTTATGGTGCTTGGGCAAACTTCGGCCACCGCCGCGATGCAGGCGATTGCCGCAAAGGTACCCGTTCAAAACGTCGACTACGACCAACTACGTGAACGACTGTTGGCGGACGACCAAGTCTTGATTTGGACCGGACCGGTAAAAACTCCAGCGACTTCGCTAAATTCGAAATCGCTGAAAGGGATCGCGATGGATGAAGCAGAAGCCAAGAAGGTCGGGTTTGTCGGCAGTGGCAACCTCATCGGACCTTTTGTCGACGCGGGCTACGCCCATGATGAAGACAGCCGCAAAGGGGAGCAGTCGGTCCTCTTTCAGATCGATATCCCCAAAGCGGGGCGATATGACGTGCGAGTCGCTTACTCAAGCCACGCTAATCGAGCGACCAATGTTCCGGTGACGATTCAGCACACCGGTGGTCCAACCACAGTCCTTCTAAACCAACGCAAGAAACCGACTTCGGCGCCGTTCGAAACGGTTGGAGAATTCGATTTCGCCGCCGGAACCACCACGGTCGAAATCAGCAACAAAGGCACCAACGGTTATGTATTGGTCGATGCCATTCAGTTGCTCCCGATTGAAAAAGCGTCGAAACGCTAG
- a CDS encoding GNAT family N-acetyltransferase, which translates to MPEINIREMTTEDASVVVSLNQAVVDVTSPMDLTRFGELYEISTLKRSVEIDDQVVAFILGMESNSSYKNDNYAWFSARIKSFLYIDRVVVSERCRGLGVGRLLYSQMQDHAVRTNASTICAEVTLEPPNHQSLQFHRKAGFEQIGIRVVDDGKQLSMLARPVAAVS; encoded by the coding sequence TTGCCCGAAATCAACATCCGAGAAATGACGACCGAAGACGCTTCGGTTGTCGTATCGCTTAACCAAGCGGTAGTTGATGTCACCAGTCCAATGGACCTTACACGGTTTGGTGAACTTTACGAAATCAGCACGCTGAAACGAAGTGTTGAAATCGACGACCAGGTGGTTGCCTTTATTCTGGGCATGGAGAGCAACAGCAGTTACAAAAATGACAACTACGCTTGGTTTTCCGCACGTATTAAGAGCTTTCTGTACATCGACAGGGTAGTGGTATCCGAGAGATGTCGCGGCCTGGGTGTTGGACGCCTACTTTACTCTCAGATGCAAGACCATGCGGTTCGCACCAATGCCTCCACGATCTGCGCGGAGGTCACGCTTGAACCTCCCAATCACCAGTCCCTGCAATTTCACAGGAAAGCTGGTTTTGAACAGATTGGGATACGAGTCGTCGACGACGGAAAACAACTGTCGATGCTGGCTCGACCGGTCGCTGCCGTTTCCTAA
- a CDS encoding efflux RND transporter permease subunit — protein MKFPHFFIERPIFASVLSFIILLIGGITYFTLPVSQYPPVAPPTIVVRASYPGATPQVIADTVATPIEQEMNGVDNMLYMESSSSADGTMQLTVTFKLGTNLDDAQVLVQNRVAIAESRLPDSVRQIGVTTKKLIPDMLMVVHLQSPDTSRDQLYISNYAFLRVRDALMRLDGVGDIRIAGGNEYAMRIWLDIEKMTHVDLTAGDIVQAIRQQNVQVASGVIGQPPTDDTGAFQLNVMTHGRLIESEEFGDIIVKRGEEGRVTRLRDVARIELGAQDYSRLSYLDGKPAVAVLIYQRPGTNAVDSAAEVKRTMAELSKDFPKGLGYQIAYNPTDFIEESIAEVFETLLITTVLVVLTVFMFLHGWRPTIIPVVAIPISLIGTFAAMQSLGVSLNTLSLFGLVLAIGIVVDDAIVVVENVERLIEKGLSPREATHKAMDEVGSALIATTLVLIAVFVPTVFVPSISGQFYQQFALTIAISTVFSTFVSLTLSPALCAILLQPKGAEKRGFAKVIDFLFGWFFRLFNRTFDMAGNVYAGIVSRLVRATSFCLVIYAALLVCTWYSFGLVPSGFIPPQDQGYLIVSIRLPDGASLSRTDKVTKQVAAIGKEIDGVAHAVGIAGLSGATFTISPNAAVTFLPLEDSKERAARGRDLNSIIADLRREVQSINEAQIFVIQPPPVRGIGRGGGYKMYIQDKSGASVETLNQVVGTMLADANQQPGLAQVFSNFRVAVPQIEADVDRTKAQMLDIPVSNIFETLQVYLGSLYVNDFNFLGRTYRVTAQAEPKFRDEPSDILRLRTRSARGDSISLGSVVEVEHTVGPDRLVRFNLFPAADINGDTVPGFSTGQSLATMEELADKNLPAGFGYAWTDIAFQERQAGNTIIFLFPLAVLFVFLTLAAQYESWSLPLAIILIVPLCLLFAIVGIWFRGMDNNILTQIGFIVLIGLACKNAILIVEFAKAEEDAGKDRFQAAVDACRLRLRPILMTAFSFILGVIPLLIATGAGFEMRRVLGTAVFSGMLGVTLLGLFLTPVFYVVLRKFARH, from the coding sequence ATGAAGTTTCCGCATTTCTTTATTGAACGCCCGATCTTCGCTTCGGTCCTCTCATTCATCATCTTACTTATTGGAGGGATCACCTATTTCACGCTGCCTGTTTCGCAGTACCCTCCAGTAGCTCCGCCAACGATTGTCGTTCGTGCCAGTTACCCAGGTGCGACGCCTCAGGTCATCGCCGATACCGTCGCCACGCCTATTGAGCAGGAAATGAATGGCGTCGACAACATGCTGTACATGGAATCGTCGTCCAGTGCCGACGGGACGATGCAGCTGACGGTCACGTTCAAATTGGGGACGAACCTTGATGATGCACAAGTGCTTGTGCAAAACCGCGTAGCGATCGCCGAATCGCGACTTCCTGATTCGGTCCGTCAGATCGGCGTGACCACTAAAAAACTGATTCCGGACATGTTGATGGTGGTCCATCTGCAGTCGCCCGATACCAGTCGCGATCAGCTGTACATCAGCAACTATGCCTTCTTGCGAGTGCGAGACGCGTTGATGCGACTGGATGGCGTAGGAGATATCCGGATCGCGGGGGGGAATGAATACGCGATGCGTATTTGGTTGGACATCGAGAAAATGACCCACGTCGATTTGACCGCTGGGGACATCGTCCAAGCCATTCGTCAACAGAACGTTCAGGTCGCATCAGGAGTCATCGGGCAACCCCCTACCGACGATACCGGCGCGTTTCAATTAAACGTGATGACCCATGGGCGGCTAATCGAATCAGAAGAGTTCGGCGACATTATCGTCAAGCGTGGCGAAGAAGGCCGCGTGACGCGTTTGCGCGACGTCGCTCGAATCGAACTGGGAGCCCAAGATTACTCTCGCTTGAGCTACCTCGACGGGAAACCTGCCGTCGCCGTGTTAATCTATCAGCGACCTGGAACAAACGCTGTCGATTCCGCAGCCGAAGTGAAGCGGACGATGGCCGAGCTGAGCAAAGATTTCCCCAAAGGGCTGGGGTATCAAATTGCCTACAATCCAACCGACTTTATCGAAGAATCGATCGCTGAAGTTTTTGAGACGTTGCTGATTACGACCGTCTTGGTTGTCCTTACAGTCTTCATGTTCCTTCATGGATGGCGGCCGACGATCATTCCGGTGGTGGCAATTCCCATCTCCCTGATCGGGACCTTCGCAGCCATGCAGTCGCTGGGAGTCAGCCTAAACACACTATCGCTGTTCGGGCTTGTCCTAGCGATTGGGATCGTGGTTGACGATGCGATCGTGGTCGTTGAAAACGTGGAACGCCTGATTGAAAAAGGGTTATCCCCACGGGAAGCGACCCACAAGGCGATGGACGAGGTTGGATCGGCATTGATTGCGACCACACTGGTACTGATTGCCGTGTTTGTTCCGACCGTGTTTGTGCCTAGTATCAGCGGGCAGTTCTATCAGCAATTCGCGTTGACGATCGCCATTTCGACGGTCTTTTCAACGTTTGTTTCCCTGACACTTAGTCCTGCACTTTGTGCGATTCTGCTGCAGCCCAAAGGGGCCGAAAAACGAGGCTTTGCCAAAGTCATCGACTTCCTGTTTGGTTGGTTCTTCCGATTGTTTAATCGGACGTTTGACATGGCTGGCAATGTTTATGCCGGGATCGTTTCAAGGTTGGTTCGGGCAACGTCGTTCTGCTTGGTCATTTATGCAGCCCTGCTGGTTTGCACCTGGTATAGCTTTGGGTTGGTCCCATCTGGATTCATCCCGCCGCAAGACCAAGGGTACTTGATCGTCAGCATTCGCTTGCCCGATGGGGCGTCCCTGTCGCGTACCGACAAAGTGACCAAACAGGTTGCAGCAATCGGTAAAGAGATTGATGGCGTCGCACATGCTGTTGGGATCGCCGGTCTGTCGGGAGCGACGTTTACGATCAGTCCCAATGCTGCTGTTACGTTTTTGCCTTTAGAAGATTCAAAGGAACGAGCGGCACGCGGGCGAGATTTGAACTCGATCATCGCCGACCTTCGACGTGAAGTCCAAAGTATCAACGAAGCCCAGATCTTCGTGATTCAACCACCGCCGGTTCGTGGGATCGGACGTGGGGGTGGTTACAAGATGTATATCCAGGACAAGAGTGGCGCAAGTGTCGAAACACTAAATCAAGTCGTTGGGACGATGCTTGCCGATGCGAATCAGCAACCCGGCCTGGCTCAGGTGTTTTCAAACTTCCGCGTTGCGGTTCCGCAGATCGAAGCGGATGTTGACCGGACGAAAGCACAAATGCTGGACATTCCGGTCAGCAATATTTTTGAAACGCTGCAGGTCTACCTAGGATCCCTGTACGTCAACGATTTCAATTTCTTGGGACGAACCTATCGCGTAACAGCACAGGCCGAACCAAAATTCCGTGACGAACCAAGCGATATCCTTCGGTTGCGGACACGAAGTGCCCGCGGCGACAGCATCTCCCTAGGATCCGTTGTCGAAGTCGAACATACCGTTGGTCCCGACCGACTGGTTCGATTCAACCTGTTTCCAGCAGCCGACATCAACGGGGACACCGTTCCCGGATTCAGTACAGGACAGTCGCTGGCGACGATGGAGGAACTGGCAGACAAAAATCTGCCCGCCGGATTCGGTTATGCATGGACCGATATCGCATTCCAAGAACGCCAAGCAGGCAACACGATTATCTTCCTGTTTCCGCTGGCAGTGTTATTCGTTTTCCTGACGCTTGCGGCCCAGTATGAAAGCTGGTCGCTTCCGCTGGCAATCATATTGATTGTTCCACTTTGCTTGCTGTTTGCCATCGTCGGAATCTGGTTCCGAGGGATGGACAACAACATCCTGACTCAAATTGGATTCATCGTTCTGATCGGGCTGGCCTGTAAGAACGCGATCCTAATTGTTGAATTCGCGAAAGCCGAAGAAGACGCAGGAAAAGACCGATTCCAAGCAGCCGTCGATGCATGCCGCTTGCGTTTACGGCCGATCTTGATGACCGCTTTTTCGTTCATCTTAGGGGTCATTCCGCTGCTGATCGCAACCGGAGCGGGCTTTGAAATGCGTCGCGTCCTGGGGACTGCAGTGTTCAGTGGAATGTTAGGGGTGACGCTGTTAGGCCTATTCCTAACGCCCGTGTTCTACGTGGTCCTAAGAAAGTTCGCCAGGCACTAA
- a CDS encoding DUF4440 domain-containing protein has product MPPVPSADSAAQDIIQRTQQLLDSVTGADWKTYQELCATDLTGFEPEANENLLEGMPFHKHFFDLADGSGTPDKVTTSLCSPHVRLIGDSAVIAYVRMTQRTTSDGNTSISSCKETRIWHQDENGWKHVHFHRG; this is encoded by the coding sequence ATGCCCCCCGTCCCGTCTGCCGATTCGGCTGCACAAGATATCATCCAGCGGACACAACAACTGCTGGATTCGGTTACCGGAGCCGACTGGAAAACCTACCAAGAATTATGTGCGACAGACCTGACCGGTTTCGAGCCCGAAGCCAACGAAAACCTGTTGGAAGGGATGCCGTTTCACAAACATTTCTTTGACCTAGCCGATGGTTCTGGCACCCCCGATAAAGTTACCACCAGCCTTTGCAGCCCACATGTGCGGCTGATCGGAGATTCAGCGGTCATTGCTTATGTTCGGATGACACAGCGAACCACAAGCGACGGGAACACCTCTATCTCGTCATGTAAAGAAACCAGAATTTGGCATCAGGATGAAAATGGTTGGAAACACGTCCATTTTCATCGAGGCTAA
- a CDS encoding neutral/alkaline non-lysosomal ceramidase N-terminal domain-containing protein: protein MHNIRTCWLASLGAVLLFFTSAFAEEKDSETPKSAPGIRVGIAEADITPPNDFPMAGYYHERLSLGTVDPLKAKAIVFRDDETSGVLVVCDLIGITTDLAGEVRKRISEQTGIPREHVVISATHSHTAPAYAKELYLFLGDEKQSESRASYIEKLIAGPVAAAVDAFENAQPVVLASGAAIQETPVSFNRRSVLRDGSVRTWLPRSHSEVVKAAGPIDPEIGLLAIRSADTNELRGVLSNFALHLDTLGGRSWSADYPSFIERSLRQGNPDDLISIFAAGTCGDINHNNPENSKRLSTEAIGNALAESIRGKLADLQPIANPRLAVHSETLSLKLQDATSEEVRRGVEIINQVKSGGKVDFYDHVTAHKKIRLDHYRHQTPFVNPTEYITSGLSRSLAGIGDSIPVDVTVMTLGDDLAIVCLPGEVFVDLGLAIKQASPFRNTIIVELSNVVELIYVPHRAAYAGGSYEVTNSTTVPGSGEKLVETAVSLLRKAANDKP from the coding sequence ATGCATAACATCCGAACGTGTTGGCTCGCTTCCCTCGGTGCGGTACTTCTGTTTTTTACGTCTGCCTTCGCCGAAGAAAAGGATTCTGAAACGCCCAAAAGTGCCCCCGGGATTCGCGTAGGCATTGCCGAGGCGGATATTACGCCGCCAAATGATTTCCCCATGGCTGGGTATTACCACGAGCGGCTGTCGTTGGGGACTGTCGACCCGTTGAAAGCGAAAGCGATTGTTTTTCGCGACGACGAAACGAGCGGTGTTTTGGTGGTTTGCGATCTTATCGGAATCACCACGGACTTGGCTGGAGAAGTTCGCAAACGCATTTCTGAACAGACGGGCATTCCCCGTGAGCATGTTGTCATCAGCGCAACCCATTCCCATACCGCTCCGGCTTATGCAAAAGAGCTGTATCTGTTTCTGGGGGACGAAAAGCAAAGTGAATCACGTGCTTCCTATATCGAAAAATTGATCGCAGGGCCGGTCGCGGCCGCGGTGGATGCTTTTGAGAACGCGCAGCCTGTCGTTTTAGCGAGCGGCGCCGCAATCCAAGAGACACCGGTTTCCTTCAACCGTCGCTCTGTATTACGCGACGGTAGTGTTCGTACTTGGCTGCCTCGCAGTCATTCGGAAGTTGTTAAGGCGGCAGGGCCGATCGATCCGGAAATCGGTCTGTTGGCGATCCGTTCTGCTGATACGAACGAACTGCGTGGAGTCCTCAGCAACTTCGCTTTGCATTTGGATACGCTTGGGGGAAGAAGCTGGAGTGCCGACTACCCGTCCTTCATCGAACGAAGTCTTCGCCAAGGCAATCCCGATGACCTCATTTCGATTTTTGCTGCGGGAACTTGCGGTGATATCAACCACAACAATCCTGAAAACTCCAAACGTCTGTCAACCGAGGCGATTGGGAATGCGTTGGCAGAATCGATTCGCGGCAAGCTTGCCGACTTGCAGCCGATCGCTAACCCGCGGTTGGCTGTCCATTCAGAAACGCTTTCATTGAAATTACAGGATGCGACGTCGGAGGAAGTTAGGCGGGGTGTGGAAATCATCAACCAAGTGAAGAGCGGTGGCAAAGTTGATTTTTACGACCATGTCACCGCACATAAAAAGATCCGCCTGGACCACTATCGACACCAGACCCCGTTCGTGAATCCGACTGAATACATAACTTCAGGACTCAGTCGTTCGCTTGCTGGAATTGGTGATTCGATACCGGTAGACGTCACCGTGATGACTCTGGGCGATGACCTAGCCATTGTTTGCTTGCCCGGAGAGGTTTTTGTGGATCTAGGGCTTGCCATTAAACAGGCCTCGCCGTTTCGCAATACAATCATTGTCGAATTGTCGAACGTTGTTGAATTGATTTATGTTCCGCATCGTGCAGCCTACGCAGGCGGCAGTTACGAAGTCACTAATTCGACCACGGTTCCCGGCAGCGGAGAAAAATTGGTTGAAACCGCGGTCAGTCTGCTTCGCAAAGCCGCCAACGACAAACCTTAG
- a CDS encoding efflux RND transporter periplasmic adaptor subunit: protein MNKPQFASTLLLPVITLLSLGCQKANERPPKDPRVPVTVAQPVIRKIVEWDAYIGRLEPVNFVEIRARVSGYLQSIHFDEGQIVNKGDLLFVIDPRPFEAELLGAIAAQRQAESQLLQAEAQLEEATAQEAQSDAQLELAGAMVRRARKLKDQNAISQEELDQTESNLLQAEANAGVSRAGLSAGRAAIASAKAAIESAKAGIETAELNLSYSRIYAPITGRISRENVNRGNLVSGGTATSTLLTTIASVQPIYCTFDTNEQEVLKYIRLAMSGRRESSRVAKNPVFLGLVDEGGFPRKGHMDFVDNRFDANTASMRARCVFPNKDEVLLPGMFARIRLPGSSAYEAVLIPDSAVGTDQSTQFVYIVEDETIVLRPVQLGPIVDGLRVVREGLDGSESLIIEGLLQARPGSPTMATQGVIEAVEDGLPNSYEPLPESEWLSSEPDSIPAPYIKGIPDIDALTPGVEQANVETLDTDKGVPQ, encoded by the coding sequence ATGAACAAACCCCAATTCGCAAGCACGCTTTTGCTGCCTGTTATCACCCTCCTGTCGCTCGGTTGCCAAAAAGCGAACGAGCGCCCCCCTAAGGACCCACGGGTGCCGGTCACGGTCGCACAACCGGTCATCAGGAAAATTGTCGAATGGGACGCTTACATCGGTCGGCTAGAACCGGTTAATTTCGTCGAAATCCGAGCTCGGGTCAGCGGGTATTTGCAATCCATTCACTTTGATGAAGGACAGATCGTCAATAAAGGCGATCTACTATTTGTCATCGATCCCCGACCGTTCGAAGCGGAATTACTGGGGGCGATCGCAGCCCAGCGGCAAGCCGAATCACAATTGCTCCAAGCCGAAGCCCAGCTAGAGGAAGCAACGGCTCAGGAAGCACAGTCCGATGCCCAACTGGAACTAGCGGGGGCGATGGTCAGACGAGCCCGCAAGCTGAAAGATCAAAACGCAATCAGCCAGGAAGAACTGGACCAAACGGAATCCAATCTTTTGCAGGCCGAAGCAAATGCGGGTGTCAGCCGAGCGGGCCTTAGCGCTGGCCGCGCGGCAATCGCCAGTGCAAAAGCGGCCATTGAATCGGCAAAAGCGGGGATTGAAACGGCGGAGCTGAACCTAAGCTATTCCCGTATCTATGCACCGATAACCGGCCGGATTAGCCGTGAAAACGTCAACCGCGGAAACCTGGTCAGCGGTGGCACTGCGACGTCGACCCTGCTGACAACCATCGCTTCGGTCCAGCCGATCTACTGCACTTTCGACACGAATGAGCAGGAGGTCCTCAAGTACATTCGATTGGCGATGTCGGGACGGCGAGAGAGTTCAAGGGTCGCCAAGAATCCCGTCTTCCTGGGATTGGTCGACGAGGGGGGATTCCCTCGCAAAGGACATATGGATTTCGTCGACAATCGCTTTGACGCCAATACCGCAAGCATGCGGGCTCGATGCGTTTTCCCAAACAAAGATGAAGTTCTCCTTCCAGGGATGTTCGCCCGAATTCGGCTCCCAGGCAGTTCGGCGTATGAAGCGGTGCTGATCCCTGATTCCGCAGTCGGGACCGATCAATCGACGCAATTTGTCTATATCGTCGAAGACGAAACAATCGTTCTGCGTCCCGTTCAACTAGGGCCGATCGTCGATGGTTTGCGCGTCGTCCGAGAGGGACTGGACGGAAGCGAATCCCTAATCATTGAGGGGCTCCTTCAAGCCCGCCCCGGTTCTCCAACCATGGCAACACAAGGTGTGATCGAAGCGGTCGAAGATGGACTTCCAAATTCCTATGAACCGCTTCCCGAAAGTGAGTGGTTAAGTTCCGAACCGGATTCCATCCCGGCTCCCTACATCAAAGGTATTCCGGATATCGATGCCCTGACCCCTGGCGTTGAACAGGCTAACGTTGAAACCCTCGATACAGATAAAGGAGTGCCTCAATGA
- a CDS encoding SGNH/GDSL hydrolase family protein has protein sequence MKISWMIGLILCSFLAASKPLHAEDAPDWKYAPELLSPFWQDDIVRGESVLFLKAPNGETAEGKLLFPAEEILEIRDASGKILYEAGIDYQFQKGESQITVPADSKIVAVIPDALRRPADSQPHKLTHRDGNGEIMFGAKLEYHQLQTMVTYKKASNNWPVKMPPFQTEALPKTLAKLQTGKPVSMVLLGDSISTGCNASGWAGGAPFQPPFQDLLAQHLRMHYQTDVSLTNLSVGGKTANWGVTMVDKVVEAEPDLVIIAFGMNDSAGRSAEAFGKDIQEMIDQIRSKSPETEFVLIATMLGNRDWPRLNQDLFPQYRDQLAALVTPGIALADMTSVWEEMLKRKNDSDLTGNGVNHPNDFGHRVYAQVLSAILVED, from the coding sequence ATGAAAATTTCTTGGATGATCGGTCTAATCCTTTGCAGCTTCCTTGCGGCGTCAAAGCCCCTTCACGCAGAAGATGCCCCCGACTGGAAATACGCTCCAGAACTGCTTAGTCCGTTTTGGCAGGACGACATCGTCCGAGGCGAATCGGTTCTGTTCCTGAAAGCCCCGAACGGTGAAACGGCAGAAGGCAAATTGCTGTTTCCCGCAGAAGAGATTTTGGAAATTCGTGATGCGTCCGGAAAAATTCTGTACGAAGCCGGCATCGATTACCAATTCCAGAAAGGGGAATCACAGATCACGGTTCCAGCCGATTCGAAAATTGTCGCCGTGATTCCGGATGCACTTCGCCGCCCCGCGGATTCTCAGCCTCACAAATTGACGCATCGAGATGGAAATGGCGAAATCATGTTCGGGGCAAAGCTGGAATACCATCAATTGCAAACGATGGTGACCTACAAAAAGGCGAGCAACAACTGGCCCGTAAAAATGCCTCCATTTCAAACCGAGGCGCTGCCTAAAACCCTCGCGAAGTTGCAGACTGGCAAACCTGTTTCGATGGTCCTACTAGGAGACAGCATTTCAACCGGTTGCAATGCCTCGGGCTGGGCAGGCGGGGCTCCATTTCAACCACCCTTTCAGGACCTGCTAGCCCAACATTTGCGAATGCATTACCAGACCGATGTCTCGCTAACAAACCTATCGGTGGGTGGCAAAACCGCGAACTGGGGCGTCACCATGGTAGACAAAGTCGTCGAAGCGGAACCCGATCTGGTCATCATCGCGTTTGGGATGAACGATTCAGCAGGCCGGAGCGCAGAGGCGTTTGGAAAAGACATTCAGGAAATGATTGACCAGATCCGCAGCAAATCGCCCGAAACAGAATTCGTTCTTATCGCGACGATGCTGGGCAACCGTGATTGGCCTCGACTGAACCAAGACCTGTTTCCACAGTACCGAGATCAACTAGCCGCGTTGGTCACCCCCGGGATCGCATTAGCCGACATGACAAGCGTTTGGGAAGAGATGCTAAAACGCAAAAACGATTCGGACCTGACAGGAAATGGGGTCAATCATCCCAATGATTTTGGACACCGCGTTTATGCTCAGGTATTATCCGCGATCCTCGTCGAGGACTGA